A genomic stretch from Shewanella sediminis HAW-EB3 includes:
- a CDS encoding DUF3108 domain-containing protein: MSIGKRLVLATNLLCFSFFLSAEPGPLTPHTAEYQVNYGSIELGKARYQLPNAEGNLYHYRFDSDVSLLVLSDRRNVVSDFTLKNQQLTPMRYIHNRKGTGPSYQEQAAFAKGQEVVHSRYKDERAKLPYTDILYDPLMVQLQFRLDLAQGKKELHYVMVKSGELDEYDFKVVGKERMNIESGSYETIKIEVIRDNTKRQTFFWMAPKLGYLPIRLTHFEKGSKQLDIKLLSYQFAQEQQTVNAEPLSSKVITPL, translated from the coding sequence TTGTCTATCGGTAAACGACTCGTACTGGCAACGAATTTATTATGCTTTAGCTTTTTCCTAAGCGCTGAGCCCGGGCCCCTGACGCCACACACGGCCGAATATCAGGTCAATTATGGAAGCATAGAACTTGGGAAAGCCAGGTACCAGCTGCCAAACGCCGAGGGAAACCTTTATCATTATCGTTTTGACAGTGATGTCAGCTTATTAGTTCTATCCGATAGAAGAAATGTAGTCAGTGACTTCACCCTAAAAAATCAACAGCTTACTCCTATGCGTTATATCCATAACCGTAAAGGCACAGGCCCCAGTTATCAGGAACAAGCTGCCTTTGCCAAGGGGCAAGAGGTGGTTCACAGTCGCTATAAAGATGAGAGAGCAAAACTGCCCTACACCGATATTTTATATGATCCCTTAATGGTACAACTGCAATTTCGTCTCGACTTAGCTCAGGGTAAGAAAGAGTTGCACTACGTCATGGTGAAAAGCGGAGAACTCGATGAGTACGATTTTAAAGTGGTCGGAAAAGAGAGAATGAACATTGAAAGTGGCAGTTATGAGACCATCAAGATCGAGGTGATCAGGGATAACACAAAGAGGCAGACCTTTTTTTGGATGGCGCCCAAATTAGGCTACCTTCCGATTCGTCTGACTCACTTCGAAAAGGGTAGCAAGCAACTCGATATTAAATTACTCAGTTATCAATTCGCTCAAGAACAGCAAACCGTCAACGCCGAGCCATTGAGCTCCAAGGTTATCACGCCACTATAA
- a CDS encoding class II glutamine amidotransferase gives MCELLAMSANVPTDIVFSFTGLAQRGGVTGPHVDGWGITFYEGKGSRTFKDACPSSESQIAKLIQSYPIKSEVVVSHIRQANRGCVSLENTHPFTRELWGRYWTYAHNGQLSEYQDKFKVSRYQPVGDTDSELAFCWLLEKVVEKFGDNEPEDITLVYHYIAKLADEIRALGVFNMILSDGEHLMSYCSNNLCYITRKAPFGKARLIDTDVVIDFDKETTANDIVTVIATRPLTNNEHWHILSAGEWKLFCKGLLIGAQ, from the coding sequence ATGTGTGAACTACTGGCGATGAGTGCCAATGTGCCGACAGATATTGTTTTTAGCTTTACCGGCCTGGCTCAAAGAGGTGGTGTCACAGGCCCTCATGTCGATGGTTGGGGGATCACCTTTTATGAGGGAAAGGGAAGTCGTACCTTCAAAGATGCCTGCCCAAGTAGCGAATCTCAAATTGCGAAGCTGATCCAATCCTACCCAATAAAGAGTGAAGTGGTGGTGAGCCATATTCGGCAGGCTAATCGTGGGTGTGTATCCCTTGAGAATACTCATCCCTTTACCCGTGAATTATGGGGAAGGTATTGGACCTACGCGCATAACGGTCAGCTGAGTGAATACCAGGATAAATTTAAGGTTTCAAGGTATCAGCCGGTCGGTGATACCGATAGTGAGCTCGCTTTTTGCTGGTTATTAGAGAAAGTTGTCGAAAAATTTGGCGATAACGAGCCGGAGGATATTACACTCGTTTATCATTATATAGCCAAGCTAGCCGATGAAATTCGTGCCTTAGGTGTGTTCAATATGATCTTAAGTGATGGCGAACATTTGATGAGCTATTGCAGTAATAACTTGTGCTATATCACGCGTAAGGCACCGTTTGGTAAGGCTCGACTCATAGACACCGATGTTGTTATCGATTTCGATAAAGAGACGACGGCCAATGATATAGTCACTGTGATAGCCACCAGGCCATTAACTAATAATGAGCATTGGCACATATTATCCGCCGGGGAATGGAAGCTGTTTTGTAAAGGACTGCTGATAGGTGCTCAGTGA
- the def gene encoding peptide deformylase has protein sequence MAVLDILTIPDERLKRKAQPVKDIESVQGFIDDLLDTMYDTEDGIGLAATQVGSLHAILVIDLSPERDQPQVLINPEIIEAEGDFVGEEGCLSIPGYRAKVTRSEKVKIKALDRTGTPFEIETDTFLAIVIQHEMEHLQGVVFTDHLSKLKQQIALKKVSKYK, from the coding sequence ATGGCTGTACTGGATATTCTGACAATCCCCGATGAACGTTTAAAAAGAAAAGCTCAACCTGTTAAGGATATCGAGTCGGTACAAGGTTTTATTGATGATCTGCTGGACACCATGTATGACACCGAAGACGGTATCGGCTTGGCAGCGACTCAGGTGGGCAGTCTACATGCCATCTTAGTCATAGACTTGTCACCAGAGCGAGATCAGCCTCAAGTGCTTATCAACCCTGAAATTATCGAAGCAGAAGGGGACTTTGTCGGTGAAGAGGGGTGTTTGTCTATTCCCGGCTACAGAGCAAAAGTCACCCGAAGTGAAAAAGTTAAGATAAAAGCATTAGACCGTACCGGAACACCCTTCGAGATCGAAACCGATACCTTCCTGGCCATAGTGATACAGCATGAGATGGAGCATCTTCAAGGCGTCGTATTTACCGATCACCTGTCTAAACTTAAACAACAGATAGCCTTAAAGAAGGTTAGCAAGTATAAGTAA
- a CDS encoding HAMP domain-containing sensor histidine kinase gives MKSPNMFLPFTGRFSRLQVKLFSYFAVSLLAILLIATAIESVVLNQLLTLPTSTQEHLQKLANEAKALLEKNDIEGLAKWEEQQDFTLYILDKNQNTVSHREMHPHFVFKLQYMRQLQQPMGDRVRKPLIGIPLFDSFNSDSPLTLVVQLNADLHPAQQLSSSLWLIRTLVGITVLFLFSSLLGRYLIRPLTHLQTGTKALAGGALTTRIAHHFSVKEPEFYHLATEFDHMAEQLQNSMQNQERLLRDVSHELRTPLARQEIALHLLEKQATAQQMPLISRFKDQNEQMAKLIDSILNFSRLNNANISLNPSPSSISSLRDRILRDIEFEAGDKQTINWTEPGEDIPLYTDTSYLISAIENVLRNALKYAGRECHIEVSCLALDETLKLEFQDDGPGISEEELITLFNPFTRMDEARHSSQGGYGLGLAIVKQSIWLLGGEVSARNSKDGGLCISMNLPLKLKSPLPV, from the coding sequence ATGAAGTCACCCAATATGTTTCTACCTTTTACAGGACGCTTCTCACGCCTTCAGGTTAAGCTGTTTAGTTACTTCGCCGTCTCACTGTTGGCCATTTTACTCATAGCGACTGCAATTGAGAGCGTTGTACTCAATCAACTGCTCACTCTGCCCACATCGACCCAGGAGCACCTTCAAAAGCTTGCGAATGAAGCCAAAGCACTTTTGGAAAAAAATGATATTGAAGGGCTTGCAAAATGGGAAGAGCAGCAAGATTTCACGCTCTATATATTGGATAAAAACCAGAACACTGTGAGCCACAGAGAGATGCACCCCCACTTTGTCTTTAAATTGCAATACATGAGGCAGTTACAACAGCCAATGGGAGATCGCGTTAGAAAGCCCCTGATCGGCATACCTCTGTTCGATAGCTTTAATTCTGACTCTCCCTTGACTCTGGTCGTTCAGCTCAATGCCGATCTCCATCCGGCACAGCAGCTCAGCAGCAGCCTTTGGCTCATCAGAACATTAGTCGGCATTACCGTCTTGTTTCTCTTCTCCTCCCTGTTGGGACGCTACCTGATCCGACCTTTGACTCACCTTCAAACGGGAACAAAGGCACTAGCGGGGGGAGCGTTAACCACACGGATCGCCCATCATTTTTCTGTAAAAGAGCCTGAGTTTTATCATCTTGCGACTGAGTTTGACCATATGGCCGAGCAGTTACAAAACAGTATGCAAAATCAGGAGAGGTTATTGAGGGATGTCTCCCATGAGTTGAGGACTCCATTGGCCAGACAAGAGATTGCACTTCACCTGTTAGAGAAACAAGCCACAGCTCAGCAGATGCCATTGATATCGAGGTTCAAAGATCAAAATGAACAGATGGCAAAGCTTATCGACAGTATTCTTAATTTTAGCCGCCTTAATAATGCCAATATCAGTCTTAATCCAAGTCCATCGTCAATCAGTTCATTAAGAGATCGAATACTCAGAGATATTGAATTTGAAGCCGGGGATAAGCAGACAATCAACTGGACTGAACCGGGCGAGGATATCCCTTTATACACAGATACGAGTTACCTCATCAGCGCCATAGAGAATGTACTTCGAAATGCCCTTAAATATGCGGGCCGGGAGTGTCACATCGAGGTAAGCTGTTTGGCCCTTGATGAGACACTCAAGCTAGAATTTCAAGACGATGGTCCCGGAATTAGTGAAGAGGAGCTCATCACTCTGTTTAATCCATTTACAAGAATGGATGAGGCACGTCACTCGAGTCAGGGCGGTTACGGCTTAGGGCTTGCCATAGTGAAGCAGAGCATCTGGTTACTCGGCGGTGAAGTCAGCGCTCGAAACAGCAAAGATGGCGGTCTTTGCATCAGCATGAATCTGCCTCTTAAACTGAAATCCCCATTGCCCGTTTAG
- a CDS encoding tRNA-uridine aminocarboxypropyltransferase, with protein sequence MNVILLTHEREVERLTNTGALALRAYPQWCRRIIWSRVRTDKALLQILHQPGAAVLYPAVTIEAPVDGKSGDTQSIEPQLSASYLTELPETLVIIDATWQEARKMLRQSPYLQQANKFALPEVNTSQFKLRRNQVDGGLCTLECIIRLCSLKGLCAEAEYLEQAFVSMNDTHRQ encoded by the coding sequence ATGAATGTGATCCTGTTAACCCATGAAAGAGAAGTCGAACGCCTAACCAATACCGGCGCCTTGGCACTGAGGGCCTATCCTCAGTGGTGTCGCCGAATTATCTGGTCTCGGGTTCGTACCGATAAAGCGTTATTGCAGATCCTGCATCAACCCGGTGCGGCGGTCCTGTATCCGGCTGTGACTATAGAGGCTCCTGTTGACGGGAAAAGTGGCGATACACAAAGCATTGAGCCACAGCTTTCAGCTTCATACTTGACAGAACTGCCCGAAACCTTGGTCATTATCGATGCGACCTGGCAAGAGGCCAGAAAAATGCTCCGTCAAAGCCCCTACCTGCAGCAGGCGAATAAATTTGCGCTTCCCGAGGTTAATACTTCTCAGTTCAAATTGCGGCGTAATCAGGTCGACGGAGGCTTGTGTACACTGGAGTGCATCATCAGGCTGTGTTCACTCAAGGGCTTGTGTGCAGAGGCTGAATATTTAGAACAAGCGTTTGTGTCGATGAACGATACTCATCGCCAGTAA
- the fadE gene encoding acyl-CoA dehydrogenase FadE has protein sequence MTTLLWILAMLFTLGALAYLRVSLLTSSIIAAVVMTVGSATEVISPLMWIIFLAIALPLNISAFRKNYLTRPLLKLYRGIMPEMSSTEKEAIEAGTTWWDADLFAGKPDWKKLHNYPTARLSAEEQAFLDGPVEEVCKMVNQHQVSHQLGDLPEEVWQYLKDHGFFAMIIKKKYGGLQYSAYAQSRVLQKLAGVSSELASTVGVPNSLGPGELLQHYGTPAQQDHYLPRLAKGLEVPCFALTSPEAGSDAGAIPDLGIVCKGEWEGEDVLGMRITWNKRYITLAPSATVLGLAFKLQDPDHLMGDKEELGITCALIPTNIKGVETGRRHLPLNCMFQNGPTTGKDVFVPLSFIIGGPEMAGQGWRMLVECLSVGRGITLPSNSAGGVKTAAVATGAYARIRRQFKLPIGKLEGIEEPMARIGGNAYLMDAVTTLTTTGIDLGEKPSVISAIVKFHLTDRMQKCVIDAMDIHGGKGVCLGPNNYLGRGYQAAPIAITVEGANILTRSLIIYGQGAIRCHPYVLAEMESAFDSDSNRGLTDFDSALFGHIGFTISNLVRSFWLGLTSSRFSNSPYSDKTKRYYQHMNRFSANLALLSDLAMATLGGGLKRKERISARLGDLLSQLYLASATLKRYQDEGRQTEDLALVQWAVEDCLYKLQDSLDDLLDNFPMGLGHVLRLIIFPFGRPLKRPSDVLDHKVAKIMQTPCASRDRLGKGQFWTACENNAVGIQEQTFKDILACEPLYDKVCKAAGKRLPFMWLDKLAAEGKALGVLSEDDVALLERAEIGRMKSINVDDFDPDELRAFTITSPSHEQAA, from the coding sequence GTGACTACCCTACTTTGGATCCTTGCGATGCTTTTTACATTAGGCGCCTTAGCCTATTTAAGAGTATCTCTGCTTACATCAAGCATCATCGCCGCAGTCGTCATGACTGTAGGTTCAGCAACTGAAGTGATTAGTCCCCTTATGTGGATTATCTTTTTAGCTATCGCGCTCCCCCTAAACATTAGTGCATTTCGAAAAAACTATCTAACAAGACCTCTGTTAAAACTCTACCGTGGCATCATGCCTGAGATGTCTTCTACCGAAAAAGAAGCGATCGAAGCGGGCACAACATGGTGGGATGCGGATCTTTTTGCAGGTAAGCCTGATTGGAAGAAACTTCATAATTACCCTACGGCCAGATTGAGTGCCGAAGAGCAAGCTTTCCTGGATGGTCCGGTCGAAGAAGTCTGCAAAATGGTCAATCAACATCAGGTATCCCATCAACTTGGTGATCTACCTGAAGAAGTTTGGCAATATCTGAAAGATCACGGCTTCTTCGCAATGATCATTAAGAAAAAGTACGGCGGCCTTCAGTATTCTGCCTACGCTCAATCTCGCGTACTTCAAAAGTTAGCAGGTGTCAGCAGTGAATTGGCTTCAACGGTTGGCGTACCGAACTCTTTAGGTCCGGGCGAGCTTCTACAGCACTACGGTACTCCAGCCCAGCAAGACCATTATCTGCCAAGACTGGCTAAAGGTCTGGAAGTTCCTTGTTTTGCCTTAACGAGCCCGGAAGCGGGTAGTGATGCCGGTGCCATTCCTGACTTAGGTATCGTCTGTAAAGGTGAGTGGGAAGGCGAAGACGTTCTAGGTATGAGAATTACCTGGAACAAGCGTTACATCACCCTTGCACCCTCTGCGACAGTACTTGGACTGGCATTTAAACTGCAAGATCCTGATCACCTGATGGGTGATAAAGAGGAACTTGGGATCACCTGTGCTCTTATTCCAACAAATATTAAAGGGGTAGAAACGGGTCGTCGTCACTTGCCTCTTAACTGTATGTTCCAAAACGGTCCGACCACAGGTAAAGACGTATTTGTCCCGTTGAGCTTTATCATCGGCGGTCCGGAAATGGCCGGTCAAGGCTGGCGCATGCTGGTTGAATGCCTATCGGTTGGTCGTGGAATCACTCTTCCTTCGAACTCTGCCGGTGGAGTTAAAACCGCCGCCGTAGCGACCGGAGCTTACGCCCGAATTCGTCGTCAATTTAAACTACCTATCGGTAAACTCGAAGGTATCGAAGAGCCAATGGCTCGGATCGGTGGTAACGCATACCTGATGGATGCGGTAACAACCTTAACCACTACGGGTATCGATTTAGGCGAAAAGCCTTCGGTGATATCAGCCATCGTTAAGTTCCACCTAACTGATAGAATGCAGAAGTGTGTCATCGATGCGATGGATATCCATGGTGGTAAAGGCGTATGTTTAGGCCCGAATAACTATCTGGGCCGTGGCTACCAGGCTGCACCAATTGCAATCACAGTTGAGGGCGCGAACATCTTGACCCGCTCACTGATCATCTATGGCCAAGGGGCGATTCGTTGTCACCCTTATGTATTGGCAGAGATGGAGTCGGCATTTGATTCTGATAGCAATAGAGGTCTGACCGACTTTGATTCGGCTCTGTTCGGGCATATCGGATTCACAATCAGTAATCTGGTTCGCAGTTTCTGGCTGGGTCTGACCTCCAGCCGTTTCTCAAATTCACCGTATTCTGATAAGACAAAACGTTACTATCAACATATGAATCGTTTCAGTGCAAATCTGGCTCTGCTCTCTGACTTAGCCATGGCAACACTGGGGGGTGGATTGAAGCGTAAGGAGCGGATCTCGGCACGACTCGGCGATCTATTGAGCCAGTTATATCTGGCATCGGCTACCCTTAAGCGTTATCAAGATGAAGGACGTCAAACAGAAGACTTGGCGCTTGTACAATGGGCCGTAGAGGATTGTCTGTATAAGCTTCAAGATTCTCTCGATGACCTTTTAGATAACTTCCCTATGGGTCTGGGTCATGTTTTACGCCTGATTATCTTCCCATTTGGTCGCCCGCTGAAACGCCCGAGTGACGTGTTAGATCATAAAGTCGCTAAGATTATGCAAACACCTTGTGCGAGTCGAGACCGTCTGGGTAAAGGTCAATTCTGGACCGCATGTGAAAATAATGCCGTTGGTATTCAGGAGCAGACATTTAAAGACATTCTCGCTTGTGAGCCTCTGTATGACAAAGTGTGTAAAGCAGCCGGTAAACGTCTTCCATTCATGTGGCTGGACAAGTTAGCAGCCGAAGGTAAAGCACTTGGTGTCTTGAGCGAAGATGATGTGGCCTTGCTTGAGCGTGCAGAGATTGGACGAATGAAATCGATTAACGTCGATGACTTCGACCCCGACGAGTTACGAGCATTCACTATCACCAGCCCAAGCCATGAGCAAGCAGCTTAA
- a CDS encoding MGMT family protein, which translates to MLQKETGDQVSVQQTHSPMEKIWFIVGMIPEGTVTSYGKVADLAGLPGRARYVSKALKSAPQEMNLPWFRVINSQGRISFKENSQPYQAQMELLRLEGVEVIRGKIKLQDYEWQPDIATLVLEIPF; encoded by the coding sequence ATGTTGCAGAAGGAAACTGGAGATCAGGTGTCAGTACAGCAAACACACTCACCGATGGAAAAGATCTGGTTTATTGTAGGAATGATCCCAGAAGGCACCGTCACTTCATACGGAAAAGTTGCCGATCTGGCAGGTTTACCGGGAAGAGCCCGATATGTATCGAAGGCGCTAAAATCTGCACCGCAAGAGATGAATTTACCTTGGTTCAGAGTCATTAACAGTCAAGGGCGAATATCTTTTAAAGAAAACTCGCAACCCTATCAGGCGCAGATGGAACTGCTTAGGCTCGAAGGCGTTGAGGTTATTCGTGGGAAAATTAAATTGCAAGACTACGAGTGGCAGCCTGATATCGCAACCTTAGTACTGGAGATTCCATTTTAA
- a CDS encoding MFS transporter, which yields MSQVKRTPLPKTFFVANTMEIFERLAWYGFFTLSSLYMTSPARQGGLGFTEQERGLLQGMIPFFLYLFPVLTGALADRYGYRKMFLTAYLIMCPSYFILGQVDSFAGFFIAFMGVALGAACFKPVVTGTIARTTDETNRGLGFGIFYMMVNIGGFLGPFIAGYVRAISWDWVFIMSSFWIAVNFIPALLFYKEPTDPKAQKGKPLSAVFADIQQVLGNVRFAMLFFGTLVILMSYGAKWITGETTLIIYFVWFIGHFLWDLTAKTNLKSPWYRQKISLGNKPFVIYLLILSGFWMVYQQIFITLPIFIRDFVDTSDLVMMLGQYPDLLSFLAPVDTHTLQTELVRLSQAVAANEVDINQAYFELVHSKVMVPLTELNIGLAAISQDPSTAVDYSQTWTAQHRQINPEYLIGLNFLSIVLLQVMISRFIERFQALPILVAGTIIISLGTALGGVAHGMIMGGFMVLTSILVFSVGEMVASPKSQEYVASFAPNDKKAMFMGYYFVSSAIGFLLAGPLSGYLYSEVAKNAHRPDLMWYIIGGFGLVTALGLVLFHKFGATQSQDIELQQETIEVT from the coding sequence ATGTCACAAGTAAAACGTACGCCTTTGCCGAAAACTTTCTTCGTTGCTAATACGATGGAGATATTTGAACGTCTTGCCTGGTATGGATTTTTTACCCTGTCGTCACTCTATATGACCTCTCCGGCTCGTCAGGGAGGATTAGGTTTCACTGAACAGGAACGTGGACTTCTTCAGGGAATGATCCCATTTTTCCTCTACCTCTTCCCGGTATTAACTGGCGCGTTGGCCGACCGCTATGGTTACCGCAAGATGTTTTTGACCGCCTACCTCATCATGTGTCCAAGCTATTTTATTCTGGGACAGGTCGACTCATTCGCCGGCTTCTTTATCGCTTTTATGGGCGTCGCATTAGGCGCAGCCTGTTTTAAGCCCGTTGTCACGGGCACGATTGCACGCACGACCGATGAAACCAACCGAGGACTGGGTTTCGGGATATTCTATATGATGGTTAACATAGGTGGGTTTCTGGGCCCCTTTATTGCCGGATACGTTCGGGCTATCAGCTGGGATTGGGTATTTATCATGTCGTCATTCTGGATAGCGGTAAACTTCATCCCTGCTTTGCTTTTTTATAAGGAGCCTACCGATCCTAAAGCACAAAAAGGAAAACCATTAAGCGCGGTATTTGCAGACATTCAGCAAGTGTTGGGGAATGTACGTTTTGCTATGCTATTTTTTGGCACCTTAGTCATACTGATGTCTTATGGCGCAAAGTGGATAACGGGAGAAACAACGTTAATCATCTATTTCGTCTGGTTTATCGGGCATTTCCTGTGGGATCTGACGGCCAAAACAAACCTGAAATCCCCCTGGTACAGACAGAAGATCAGCTTAGGAAACAAACCCTTCGTTATCTACCTTCTGATCTTGTCAGGCTTTTGGATGGTGTATCAACAGATATTTATCACCCTGCCAATCTTCATTCGTGATTTTGTCGATACTTCGGATCTGGTGATGATGTTGGGCCAATATCCTGATCTTTTATCTTTTTTAGCTCCTGTAGACACTCACACACTACAGACTGAGCTCGTCAGACTCTCTCAGGCGGTTGCCGCCAATGAGGTTGACATTAATCAGGCCTATTTCGAACTGGTCCACTCCAAGGTAATGGTTCCCTTAACCGAATTGAATATCGGTCTAGCTGCCATCTCGCAAGATCCATCAACTGCCGTCGACTATTCACAAACCTGGACTGCGCAACACAGACAGATAAATCCTGAGTACCTGATTGGGTTGAACTTCCTCTCAATTGTTCTACTTCAAGTGATGATCAGTCGCTTTATCGAACGCTTTCAAGCACTACCCATTTTAGTTGCCGGTACCATTATTATATCTTTGGGTACAGCACTCGGTGGGGTTGCTCACGGAATGATAATGGGCGGCTTTATGGTGCTGACATCCATTTTGGTCTTCTCTGTCGGCGAAATGGTTGCCTCACCAAAGAGTCAGGAGTACGTGGCAAGTTTTGCACCCAACGACAAGAAAGCCATGTTTATGGGTTATTACTTTGTCTCCTCAGCGATCGGTTTTTTACTTGCAGGTCCTCTATCGGGTTACCTTTATTCGGAAGTGGCAAAGAATGCCCATCGCCCCGATCTTATGTGGTACATCATAGGCGGCTTTGGCTTAGTCACCGCTTTAGGTTTAGTCCTGTTTCATAAATTTGGTGCAACTCAATCGCAAGATATTGAGCTGCAACAGGAGACAATAGAGGTGACATAG